One Thermodesulfobacteriota bacterium DNA window includes the following coding sequences:
- the def gene encoding peptide deformylase, whose protein sequence is MSMLQIFTYPADILRKGAEPVERVDAELQQLIESMADTMYANAGVGLAAVQVGSDRQVIIYDVSEDRDKRLYKALLNPRIVSAEGEFLSEQEGCLSVPELRVDVNRSACVQVEALDREGNPVRVDAEDLEAVVLQHEIDHLKGVLILDKASRLKRQLYKRKCEKKARTV, encoded by the coding sequence ATGTCGATGCTTCAGATTTTTACCTACCCGGCGGATATCTTGAGAAAAGGGGCCGAACCGGTGGAGCGGGTCGATGCGGAACTGCAGCAGTTGATCGAGAGCATGGCCGATACCATGTATGCCAATGCCGGCGTTGGCCTGGCCGCGGTGCAGGTGGGCAGCGACCGGCAGGTGATTATTTATGATGTTTCCGAAGACAGGGACAAGCGTCTTTACAAAGCGCTGCTCAATCCGCGGATCGTGTCCGCGGAAGGGGAATTTCTATCGGAACAGGAAGGATGCCTGAGCGTGCCTGAACTGCGGGTGGATGTCAACCGGTCCGCCTGCGTTCAGGTCGAGGCCCTCGACCGGGAGGGCAATCCCGTCCGGGTGGATGCCGAAGACCTGGAGGCGGTCGTCCTGCAGCACGAGATCGATCACTTAAAAGGCGTGCTGATTCTGGACAAGGCCAGTCGCCTGAAGCGGCAGCTTTACAAGAGAAAGTGCGAAAAAAAGGCCCGGACGGTATGA
- the fmt gene encoding methionyl-tRNA formyltransferase, with amino-acid sequence MTEKSRILFIGTSAYAVPGLEALAGEGYDIPLVITQPDKPSGRGRKLTPPPVKIAARRLGIPVLQPASVRDEAFIREMAGWNPDLLVVVSFGRILPKALLDIPRLGAVNIHPSLLPAYRGPSPIQWAVVNMETVTGVTSIYMDEGMDSGDMIASVKTDIDPGETAGELHDRLAVIGSDLLKQTIRMVAAGQARRTPQDHSRATFAPLLTKSHGRIDWSRPARELVAFIHGMTPWPGAYTFLNDRRYRILRAETAATSDSGPPGTVLRSFPGELRVAAGDGVLSVLKIQSQSGKALPVADFLRGFPIAAGSVFLQKAIEPSAP; translated from the coding sequence ATGACGGAGAAGTCTCGTATCCTGTTTATCGGCACCTCGGCCTATGCCGTTCCCGGTTTGGAGGCACTGGCCGGCGAAGGCTATGATATCCCGCTGGTGATCACCCAGCCCGATAAGCCCAGCGGACGGGGCCGCAAACTGACGCCCCCGCCGGTAAAAATAGCCGCCCGGAGGCTGGGAATCCCGGTGCTTCAGCCGGCATCCGTCCGGGATGAGGCGTTTATCAGGGAGATGGCCGGCTGGAACCCTGACCTGCTGGTGGTGGTGTCCTTCGGCCGGATTCTGCCCAAAGCCCTGCTTGACATCCCCCGGCTCGGGGCCGTCAATATTCATCCATCGCTTCTGCCCGCCTACCGGGGGCCGTCACCCATCCAGTGGGCCGTCGTCAATATGGAGACGGTTACCGGCGTGACCAGTATTTATATGGATGAAGGGATGGATTCCGGCGACATGATCGCTTCGGTGAAAACCGATATTGATCCCGGGGAAACCGCCGGTGAGCTGCATGACCGGCTGGCGGTGATCGGTTCGGACTTGCTGAAGCAGACCATCCGGATGGTGGCGGCGGGGCAGGCCCGGAGAACGCCCCAGGACCATTCCCGGGCGACCTTTGCGCCCCTCTTGACCAAGAGCCACGGCCGGATCGACTGGTCCCGGCCGGCACGGGAACTGGTGGCGTTTATCCACGGCATGACCCCCTGGCCCGGCGCGTATACCTTTTTAAACGACAGGCGGTACCGGATATTGAGGGCCGAAACGGCCGCGACCAGCGACAGCGGGCCTCCCGGAACGGTGCTGCGGAGTTTCCCCGGAGAGCTCCGTGTTGCCGCCGGCGACGGGGTGCTGTCGGTGCTGAAAATCCAGAGCCAGTCCGGAAAAGCGTTGCCGGTCGCCGATTTTTTGAGAGGCTTTCCCATTGCGGCAGGATCGGTTTTTTTACAGAAGGCCATTGAACCCTCGGCCCCTTGA
- the rsmB gene encoding 16S rRNA (cytosine(967)-C(5))-methyltransferase RsmB, with amino-acid sequence MKSDPRQTAITVLNSLETGRNTLDDIVRTALNRTALPEKRDRALATTLVYGVLRQRMALDWVIQRLSATAFEKIDPVVRTILRVGLYQILYLDRIPAYAAVNAAVSFVKTTASPHAAGFVNGVLRAAVRQHDRLAWPDRATDPVVWLSITRSFPEWMVRRWVDRYGLENTVQYCDGANRIPPITVRVNTLKTGYARLREVLTGEAERIEDGRYSPDAISFYSPRGSVDEMESFQNGWFQVQDESAQLVCRWLNPQPGERILDACAGLGGKTGYLAQLMKNRGRVTAADVDAKKLQALVMEMKRLGVSIVETRRINWLAETAREESEKFDRVLADCPCSGMGVLRRNPDIKWSATPERLRRHRRNQVRLLSALADHVRPGGRLLYVVCSTEPEENEAVVERFLNDRKDFHIDPASADTEVGLQQFINDRSYFKTSVYPHDLDGFFGARLKKKRS; translated from the coding sequence ATGAAATCCGATCCGCGCCAGACGGCCATAACCGTTCTCAACTCGCTGGAAACCGGGAGAAATACCCTGGACGATATTGTCCGAACCGCGCTGAACCGGACAGCGCTGCCGGAAAAACGGGACCGGGCACTGGCCACCACTCTGGTATACGGGGTACTGCGCCAGCGAATGGCCCTGGACTGGGTGATCCAGCGGCTTTCCGCCACCGCCTTTGAAAAAATCGATCCGGTTGTGCGCACGATTCTCCGGGTAGGACTTTACCAGATTCTGTATCTGGACCGGATTCCCGCTTATGCCGCGGTGAACGCCGCCGTCAGTTTTGTCAAAACCACGGCGTCTCCGCACGCGGCCGGATTTGTTAATGGCGTTCTGCGGGCCGCGGTCCGCCAGCACGACCGTCTGGCCTGGCCGGATCGGGCAACCGATCCGGTTGTGTGGCTGTCAATCACCCGGTCGTTTCCGGAATGGATGGTGCGACGGTGGGTCGACCGGTACGGACTGGAAAACACCGTGCAGTATTGTGACGGCGCCAACCGTATCCCTCCTATTACCGTACGGGTGAACACGTTGAAAACCGGATATGCCAGGCTCAGGGAAGTTTTAACCGGTGAGGCGGAGCGGATCGAGGACGGCCGCTATTCACCGGACGCCATATCTTTTTATTCTCCGCGGGGATCGGTGGATGAAATGGAAAGCTTTCAGAACGGCTGGTTTCAGGTCCAGGACGAATCCGCCCAACTGGTCTGCCGATGGCTGAATCCGCAACCCGGGGAGCGGATCCTGGACGCCTGCGCCGGCCTGGGAGGGAAGACCGGGTACCTGGCGCAGTTGATGAAAAACCGGGGCCGGGTGACGGCGGCCGATGTCGACGCGAAAAAACTGCAGGCGCTGGTCATGGAAATGAAGCGTCTGGGCGTGTCTATCGTGGAAACCCGGCGGATCAACTGGCTGGCGGAGACCGCCCGGGAAGAAAGTGAAAAATTCGATCGCGTCCTGGCCGACTGTCCCTGTTCCGGGATGGGCGTTCTGCGTCGTAACCCGGATATCAAATGGTCGGCTACACCTGAACGGTTGAGACGTCATCGGCGGAATCAGGTCCGGTTATTATCGGCTCTGGCCGACCATGTCCGCCCCGGCGGCCGGCTGCTCTATGTGGTCTGCAGCACGGAGCCCGAAGAAAATGAAGCGGTCGTCGAACGCTTTTTAAACGACCGGAAGGATTTTCATATTGATCCGGCGTCGGCCGATACGGAAGTCGGTTTACAGCAATTTATCAATGACCGGAGTTATTTTAAAACATCGGTTTACCCCCATGACCTGGACGGGTTTTTCGGGGCGCGGTTGAAAAAGAAACGATCATGA
- a CDS encoding PASTA domain-containing protein, translated as MMRIIRLILTAILFTLVIAFSAYFTIVLLIEGEETVVVPDLVGKDVVYCLELLTDLGLDIKVKDSQYSDTVPKHHVIDQYPEPGQEVKKGRDINLFLSKGEQYLQLPDLKGVVQEEARSILEANGLHPGIVSLTYHDRLGQNRVVAQEPQAGQMVPRTSTVNLLVSLGPRPTAYIMPDLNGVPYSSAVLLLGEAGLAIGDVSLAVDDQLPRNAVISHDPEPGARVAEGARVNLTINRPLENEPSPFLSGGGANLFRYRLENGFVNRHIKVILHCYGLSLPIIDGLMKPGEEVWVVVPSQRDATVFVYRDSELIITEVFSGG; from the coding sequence ATGATGCGGATTATCAGACTGATTCTGACGGCCATCCTGTTTACGCTGGTTATCGCGTTCAGCGCTTATTTTACAATCGTCCTGCTTATCGAAGGCGAGGAGACGGTGGTCGTCCCCGACCTGGTCGGCAAGGACGTGGTCTATTGCCTGGAGTTGCTGACGGACCTGGGGCTGGATATAAAAGTCAAGGATTCGCAATACAGCGACACGGTTCCCAAACACCATGTCATCGATCAATATCCCGAACCCGGCCAGGAAGTAAAAAAAGGGCGGGATATTAACCTGTTCCTTTCCAAGGGGGAACAATATCTGCAACTGCCGGACCTCAAAGGCGTCGTCCAGGAGGAGGCGCGTTCCATTCTGGAGGCCAACGGGCTGCATCCGGGAATCGTTTCTCTGACGTATCACGACCGCCTGGGGCAGAACCGGGTGGTTGCCCAGGAACCTCAGGCCGGCCAAATGGTGCCCCGGACCTCGACCGTCAATCTGCTGGTCAGCCTGGGGCCCCGGCCGACGGCCTATATCATGCCTGACCTGAACGGGGTACCTTATTCATCGGCGGTACTCCTGCTGGGAGAAGCCGGGCTGGCCATCGGCGATGTCTCCTTGGCCGTTGATGATCAGCTGCCCCGGAACGCGGTCATCAGCCATGATCCGGAGCCCGGGGCCCGGGTGGCGGAAGGGGCGCGGGTGAATCTGACCATTAACCGGCCGCTGGAGAACGAACCCTCTCCGTTTTTGTCCGGCGGCGGCGCCAATCTTTTCCGGTATAGACTTGAAAACGGGTTTGTGAACAGGCATATTAAAGTCATATTGCACTGCTACGGTCTGTCCCTGCCTATTATCGACGGTCTGATGAAACCGGGCGAGGAAGTATGGGTAGTGGTGCCGTCCCAGAGGGACGCCACGGTTTTTGTTTACAGGGACTCGGAACTGATCATAACGGAAGTTTTCAGCGGCGGATAA
- the rpe gene encoding ribulose-phosphate 3-epimerase, which translates to MKRIAPSILSADFTRLGEEVRAVEKAGADWIHVDVMDGRFVPNITIGPMIVKAVKGVTSLPLDVHLMIREPERYVEEFAAAGADYIAVHVETGGHLNRTIQLIKDTGTKAGVAINPATPLETIAWVLEYLDLVVIMSVNPGFGGQKFIPNSLKRIRAIKSMIAERGLSTLIEVDGGVNAGTVAAVSAAGADVMVAGSAVFHSDDYRATIEELKKLAE; encoded by the coding sequence ATGAAACGCATTGCCCCGTCGATTCTTTCGGCGGATTTCACACGGCTGGGCGAAGAGGTGCGGGCGGTGGAGAAGGCCGGCGCCGACTGGATTCATGTGGATGTCATGGACGGCCGGTTTGTTCCCAACATCACCATCGGGCCGATGATCGTCAAGGCGGTCAAGGGGGTCACTTCACTGCCCCTGGACGTCCACCTGATGATCCGGGAACCGGAACGGTATGTGGAGGAGTTCGCGGCGGCCGGAGCCGATTATATCGCCGTTCATGTGGAAACCGGCGGCCATTTGAACCGGACCATCCAGTTGATCAAGGATACCGGTACCAAGGCCGGTGTAGCCATCAATCCCGCTACGCCCCTGGAAACCATTGCCTGGGTACTGGAATATCTGGATCTGGTGGTGATCATGAGCGTCAATCCCGGCTTCGGCGGGCAGAAATTTATCCCCAACTCCCTGAAGCGGATCCGGGCGATAAAATCCATGATTGCGGAAAGGGGCTTGTCGACGCTGATCGAGGTGGATGGCGGAGTCAATGCCGGCACCGTGGCGGCGGTATCCGCCGCCGGGGCGGACGTAATGGTGGCCGGGTCGGCGGTGTTTCACAGTGACGATTACCGGGCGACCATCGAGGAACTGAAAAAACTGGCCGAGTAA
- the aroQ gene encoding type II 3-dehydroquinate dehydratase has translation MKAEKKRGSGGRGKTRRVLVIHGPNLNMLGRREPEKYGRDTLAEIDDAISKRGREFGLAVECFQSNSEGAIVDRIQALVDAEVSGLIINPAAYTHTSVAIRDALLLLKIPVVEVHLSNIYNREAFRRESMMADVVTGQIAGFGKTGYLMALMAMNEMI, from the coding sequence ATGAAGGCGGAGAAAAAGCGCGGCAGCGGCGGCCGGGGGAAAACGCGCCGTGTGCTGGTGATCCACGGGCCGAACCTGAACATGCTCGGCAGACGGGAACCCGAAAAGTACGGCCGTGACACCCTGGCCGAAATTGACGACGCCATCAGTAAGCGCGGCCGGGAATTCGGTCTGGCGGTGGAATGCTTTCAGTCCAACAGCGAAGGGGCCATTGTGGACAGGATTCAGGCCCTGGTCGACGCGGAGGTGTCCGGCCTGATCATCAACCCGGCCGCTTACACCCATACCAGCGTGGCTATTCGCGATGCGCTGCTGCTGCTGAAGATCCCGGTGGTCGAGGTCCATCTGTCCAATATTTACAACCGGGAGGCCTTCCGACGGGAGTCCATGATGGCCGATGTGGTCACCGGCCAGATCGCCGGTTTCGGCAAGACCGGTTATTTGATGGCGCTGATGGCCATGAATGAAATGATATAG
- the dtd gene encoding D-aminoacyl-tRNA deacylase, whose amino-acid sequence MKAVIQRVKKSSVAVDGAIVGRIGAGLLVLLGVADDDTESDADYLSSRIVQLRIFEDDAGKMNRSLLDTGGAMLVVSQFTLLADCRKGRRPSFANAAPPDRAVPLYEYFTRRVREAGVTTATGRFGAMMDVSLINDGPVTIVLDSRMA is encoded by the coding sequence ATGAAGGCGGTGATCCAGCGGGTCAAAAAAAGCTCGGTGGCCGTTGACGGAGCGATCGTCGGCCGGATCGGCGCCGGGCTTCTGGTTCTGCTTGGCGTGGCCGATGATGATACGGAATCCGACGCGGATTATCTGTCCTCCCGGATCGTTCAGCTGAGGATTTTCGAGGATGATGCCGGCAAGATGAACCGGTCGCTTCTGGACACGGGCGGCGCCATGCTGGTGGTCTCCCAGTTCACCCTGCTGGCCGATTGCCGCAAGGGCCGGCGCCCTTCTTTTGCCAATGCCGCGCCGCCGGACAGGGCCGTGCCCCTGTACGAATATTTTACCCGCCGGGTAAGAGAGGCGGGGGTGACGACGGCCACCGGCCGGTTCGGCGCCATGATGGATGTGTCCCTGATCAACGACGGCCCGGTGACCATTGTGCTGGACAGCCGGATGGCGTGA
- a CDS encoding aminopeptidase has protein sequence MTEKNTDKAADALHKKMVRKPVLVWDRFTAAEKKRAYDFAEPYKRFLDGAKTERLAVAAIVEDLESHGFVNMEKATRKHRKVYSLYRDKAVAAAVVGRRPVRDGLHLIGAHVDSPRLDLKQNPLYEEVDLAMFKVHYYGGIRKYQWLARPLALYGKVIRNDGSAVDIAIGDEPGDPVFTIADLLPHLARKSQDSKKLADVFEGEKMNLVAGSLPMGGAKARDRFKLTVLNYLHDRYQMVEEDLISAEIEAVPAGPARDIGFDRSLIGAYGQDDRVCAYTLLRALTALRQPGKTAVALFFDKEEIGSEGSSGAKSILMEDFVSDLGVLAGETMDARALRKALARTSALSADVNGALDPDFQEVHEKRNAARLGYGVCITKFTGSGGKSGANDASAEFVGRVRGIFNRSGIIWQTGELGRVDEGGGGTIAKFLAEYGMDIVDCGPALLSMHSPFEISSKGDVVMTAQAYQAFFEAE, from the coding sequence ATGACGGAAAAGAATACCGACAAGGCCGCGGACGCCCTGCATAAAAAAATGGTTCGCAAGCCGGTTCTGGTGTGGGACCGGTTTACGGCCGCGGAAAAAAAACGGGCCTATGATTTCGCGGAACCATACAAACGGTTTCTGGACGGGGCCAAGACCGAACGGCTGGCCGTGGCCGCCATTGTGGAGGATCTGGAGTCCCATGGCTTTGTGAATATGGAAAAAGCGACCCGGAAGCACCGAAAGGTTTACAGCCTTTACCGGGATAAGGCCGTGGCGGCGGCGGTTGTCGGCCGGAGGCCGGTGAGGGACGGCCTTCATCTGATCGGCGCTCACGTGGATTCCCCCCGGCTGGACCTGAAGCAGAATCCCCTGTACGAGGAAGTCGATCTGGCCATGTTCAAGGTCCATTATTACGGCGGCATCCGCAAATACCAGTGGCTGGCCCGGCCGCTGGCGCTTTATGGCAAGGTAATCCGCAATGACGGCAGCGCCGTCGATATCGCCATCGGCGATGAACCGGGTGACCCGGTCTTTACCATCGCCGATCTGCTGCCCCATCTGGCCAGAAAATCCCAGGACAGCAAGAAACTGGCGGACGTTTTTGAAGGAGAAAAGATGAATCTGGTGGCGGGCAGCCTGCCCATGGGCGGCGCCAAAGCCCGTGACCGTTTCAAACTGACGGTCTTGAATTATCTTCATGACCGGTACCAGATGGTTGAGGAAGACCTGATCAGCGCCGAAATCGAAGCGGTGCCGGCCGGTCCGGCCCGTGATATCGGCTTTGACCGCAGCCTGATCGGGGCTTACGGCCAGGATGACCGGGTCTGCGCTTATACGCTGCTGCGGGCGCTGACGGCGTTGCGGCAGCCGGGAAAAACGGCCGTGGCCCTGTTTTTCGACAAGGAAGAGATCGGCAGCGAGGGCAGTTCCGGGGCCAAGTCCATCCTTATGGAAGACTTTGTTTCCGACCTGGGTGTTCTGGCCGGAGAAACCATGGACGCCCGGGCTCTGCGCAAGGCCCTGGCCCGGACGTCCGCGCTTTCGGCTGATGTCAACGGCGCCCTTGATCCGGATTTTCAGGAGGTGCATGAAAAACGGAATGCCGCCCGCCTGGGATACGGCGTGTGCATCACAAAATTCACCGGCTCGGGCGGCAAGTCCGGGGCCAATGACGCCAGCGCTGAATTCGTCGGCCGGGTCAGGGGAATCTTCAACCGTTCAGGAATTATCTGGCAGACCGGCGAACTGGGCCGGGTGGATGAGGGCGGAGGCGGCACCATCGCCAAATTTCTGGCGGAGTACGGCATGGATATCGTGGATTGCGGGCCGGCCCTGCTGTCCATGCATTCTCCTTTTGAAATTTCCAGCAAGGGCGATGTGGTTATGACGGCTCAGGCCTATCAGGCGTTTTTTGAGGCGGAATAG
- a CDS encoding D-alanyl-D-alanine carboxypeptidase produces the protein MTNRFKTVFVLVLAGMMMVAGQAAARQKTASARQKPAAVKQPPKQVLATQIGSNDSIIIRRVKDGAVLFSENSDKPLVPASILKIVTSLAALHYLGEEYRFPTEGYQRPDGTLVIKGYGDPSLVSEDLELMARTVASLAGKTTALAVDYSYFTACDLPGRCCNSLEPYDAPIGALSVNYNTVSYKKQKNGTYVSGEPQTPLVPFALERIRSLPFSQGRVMVINCEKEAAIYCGELFACFLGRNGCPVRGPISEYRVDPKKDRLVYQHPSRKNLRQIVAQLLHYSSNFTANQLLFACGVKKYGPPATLDKGLRALQSYLQEELNIKNIQLTEGSGLSPENRVSAATMCRLLDAFAPYKELMKKDADEYYKTGTLTNVSTRAGYITADSGRRFQYVIMFNSPGKKAKRLMPVVKAFIKEADHRL, from the coding sequence ATGACAAATCGGTTCAAGACAGTTTTCGTTCTGGTATTGGCAGGCATGATGATGGTGGCCGGTCAGGCGGCGGCGCGTCAGAAGACGGCTTCCGCGCGGCAGAAACCGGCAGCGGTCAAGCAGCCGCCCAAACAGGTTCTGGCTACCCAGATCGGCAGTAACGACAGCATTATTATCCGAAGGGTAAAGGACGGGGCCGTTCTGTTTTCGGAAAACAGCGACAAACCGCTCGTCCCTGCTTCGATCCTCAAGATCGTCACCAGCCTGGCCGCGCTGCATTATCTGGGGGAAGAGTATCGTTTTCCAACTGAGGGCTATCAGCGGCCGGACGGTACCCTGGTGATCAAGGGATACGGCGATCCTTCCCTGGTATCAGAAGACCTCGAGCTCATGGCCCGAACGGTCGCTTCCCTGGCCGGGAAGACGACCGCCCTGGCGGTGGACTACTCTTATTTCACCGCCTGTGATCTTCCCGGACGGTGCTGTAATTCCCTGGAACCCTATGACGCGCCTATCGGCGCCCTGAGCGTGAACTACAACACCGTCTCTTATAAAAAACAGAAGAACGGGACCTATGTCAGCGGTGAGCCCCAGACCCCCCTGGTGCCGTTCGCCCTGGAACGGATCCGTTCCCTGCCTTTTTCCCAGGGCCGGGTCATGGTGATCAACTGCGAGAAAGAAGCGGCAATTTACTGTGGTGAGTTGTTCGCCTGTTTCCTTGGACGGAATGGCTGCCCGGTCCGCGGTCCGATAAGCGAATACCGTGTCGATCCGAAAAAAGACCGGCTGGTTTATCAGCATCCTTCCCGTAAAAATTTACGGCAGATCGTGGCGCAGCTGCTCCATTATTCCAGCAACTTTACGGCCAATCAACTGCTGTTCGCCTGCGGCGTCAAAAAATACGGTCCGCCCGCCACGCTGGACAAGGGCTTGCGGGCGCTTCAATCTTACCTGCAGGAGGAGTTAAATATCAAAAATATCCAGTTGACCGAAGGCTCCGGCCTGTCGCCCGAAAACCGGGTTTCGGCGGCGACCATGTGCCGGCTCCTGGATGCTTTCGCGCCGTATAAGGAACTGATGAAAAAAGACGCGGACGAATATTACAAAACCGGCACCCTGACCAATGTCAGCACCCGGGCCGGCTACATCACCGCTGATTCGGGACGGCGGTTTCAGTATGTCATCATGTTCAACAGCCCCGGGAAAAAGGCCAAGCGGCTCATGCCGGTGGTAAAAGCGTTCATCAAAGAAGCGGATCACCGGCTCTAA
- a CDS encoding PAS domain S-box protein, protein MTETIRQFYRGIIEASPIATFVLGKDHRIVYWNRSLENLTGIPAAEIVGTNRQWRAFYDKERPVMADLILDGDLDRIEAYYAGKYRPSPLTGGYEALDFFPRFGDEGKWLFFTASPLLDEQGTMTGAMTTLQDITALKRTEAELRDREARYRLLTENATDIIWTADMKMRLTYISPSVERVLGYSPEEAQSLPVQALVTPESYQQAMKVMNDELDRMATVSQGRPTTLVVEMVRKDGATVWTEVNATWLRDEGGGVKGILGVSRDITERKTTEDLLRASEEKFRLLAENANDIIWIRDLHLNLVYINRAIERIRGFTPEEEMARSPEQSLTADSLERVRRMFSEAMARESSGKLLTEPYILEVEALCKDGSTKWMEMSMNWLRNRDGRAEGIIGISRDISERRQVELELRRAEQLADQANQAKSQFLANVSHEIRTPMNGVLGMVELLKSTGLNAEQMDYADTIYQSASSLLEIINDILDISKIESGKMNLHEEIFNLEECVDGIREILDYPARNKGLNLTVHYLAPRWVLGDKTRVRQILTNLTGNAVKFTDKGQVTIRVDYHQATACFRIAVSDTGIGIPEGMQKTVFESFRQVDGSVSRRYEGTGLGLSIAKNMAELMGGRIELESRVGQGSTFTVFLPLKASDDGTSEAKGTEAVNYVVEGLYVMVAEDNPASLKLMETMLKKRGCHVDTAGSGKEVLDKLRRRRYDLILMDVSMPAPDGFETTRIIRDPRSSVLDHDVHIVAMTAHALEGDRERCLQAGMNDYLSKPVNGDKLDQALAGIRS, encoded by the coding sequence ATGACGGAAACCATCAGGCAGTTTTACCGCGGTATCATCGAGGCCAGTCCCATTGCGACGTTTGTTCTGGGTAAAGACCACCGGATCGTTTACTGGAACCGCAGCCTGGAGAACCTGACCGGTATCCCGGCGGCGGAAATTGTCGGTACGAACCGGCAATGGCGCGCGTTTTACGATAAGGAGCGACCGGTCATGGCGGATTTGATCCTGGACGGTGACCTGGACCGGATCGAAGCTTATTACGCCGGGAAATACCGTCCTTCGCCGCTGACCGGCGGGTATGAAGCGCTGGACTTTTTCCCCCGTTTCGGGGATGAGGGTAAATGGCTTTTTTTTACGGCATCGCCGCTCCTGGACGAACAGGGAACGATGACGGGGGCCATGACCACCCTGCAGGATATCACCGCCCTGAAGCGTACCGAAGCCGAATTGAGGGACCGGGAAGCGCGCTACCGTCTGCTGACGGAAAACGCCACCGATATCATCTGGACCGCTGATATGAAGATGCGGCTGACCTATATCAGCCCATCGGTGGAGCGCGTCCTGGGGTATTCTCCCGAGGAGGCTCAATCCCTGCCGGTTCAGGCACTGGTAACCCCGGAGTCCTATCAGCAGGCCATGAAGGTGATGAATGATGAACTGGACCGGATGGCCACCGTCAGCCAGGGCCGCCCGACCACACTGGTTGTGGAGATGGTCCGCAAGGACGGGGCAACGGTCTGGACCGAGGTTAACGCCACCTGGCTTCGGGATGAGGGCGGCGGCGTGAAGGGGATCCTCGGTGTCAGCCGCGATATAACCGAACGCAAGACAACCGAGGATCTGCTTCGCGCCAGCGAGGAAAAGTTCCGGCTGCTGGCGGAAAACGCCAACGATATCATCTGGATCAGGGATTTGCATCTGAATCTTGTCTATATCAATCGCGCGATTGAGCGGATAAGAGGGTTTACGCCCGAAGAGGAAATGGCCCGGTCGCCGGAACAGTCCCTGACAGCGGACTCCCTTGAACGCGTAAGGAGGATGTTCTCCGAAGCGATGGCAAGAGAATCCTCCGGAAAGCTTTTAACCGAACCTTATATTCTGGAGGTGGAGGCCCTCTGCAAGGATGGATCGACCAAGTGGATGGAAATGAGCATGAACTGGCTGCGCAACCGGGACGGGCGCGCGGAAGGCATCATCGGCATCAGCCGCGATATCTCGGAGCGCCGGCAGGTGGAACTGGAACTGCGCCGGGCCGAGCAGCTGGCCGACCAGGCCAACCAGGCCAAATCCCAGTTTCTGGCCAATGTGTCTCATGAAATCCGCACGCCCATGAACGGCGTCCTGGGCATGGTGGAACTGCTCAAGTCCACCGGCTTGAACGCGGAGCAGATGGATTATGCCGATACCATTTATCAGTCCGCCTCCAGCCTGCTGGAAATTATCAACGATATTCTCGATATTTCCAAGATCGAATCCGGGAAAATGAACCTTCATGAGGAGATCTTCAACCTGGAGGAGTGCGTGGACGGCATCCGGGAAATTCTGGATTATCCGGCCAGAAACAAGGGGCTGAACCTGACTGTTCATTACCTGGCCCCCCGCTGGGTGCTGGGCGACAAGACCCGGGTGCGGCAGATTCTGACGAATTTGACCGGAAACGCCGTCAAGTTCACGGACAAGGGGCAGGTGACCATCCGCGTGGATTATCATCAGGCAACCGCCTGTTTCCGCATTGCCGTCAGTGACACCGGCATCGGCATCCCCGAGGGCATGCAAAAGACCGTATTTGAATCCTTCCGCCAGGTCGACGGCAGCGTGTCCCGGCGGTACGAAGGCACCGGCCTGGGCCTGAGCATCGCCAAAAACATGGCTGAACTGATGGGCGGCCGCATCGAACTGGAAAGCCGGGTGGGGCAGGGATCGACATTTACGGTTTTCCTGCCGCTGAAGGCCAGCGATGATGGAACGTCCGAGGCAAAGGGGACGGAAGCCGTAAATTATGTGGTGGAAGGGCTTTATGTCATGGTGGCGGAAGACAACCCGGCCAGTCTGAAGTTGATGGAAACCATGCTGAAAAAAAGGGGCTGCCATGTCGATACCGCCGGCAGCGGCAAGGAAGTGCTCGATAAACTGCGGCGGCGGCGTTATGACCTGATTCTCATGGATGTTTCCATGCCCGCGCCCGACGGATTCGAAACCACCCGCATTATCCGGGATCCGCGTTCCAGTGTTCTGGATCATGACGTGCACATCGTGGCCATGACCGCTCATGCCCTGGAGGGTGACCGGGAGCGGTGCCTGCAGGCGGGCATGAACGACTACCTCTCCAAGCCCGTGAACGGGGACAAACTGGACCAGGCGCTGGCCGGTATCCGGTCCTGA